Proteins encoded together in one Qingshengfaniella alkalisoli window:
- the gloB gene encoding hydroxyacylglutathione hydrolase produces MALILETIPCLSDNYSFLLHDEASGATAVVDVPDAAPILARLESHNWQLDEIWITHHHNDHIGGVNELRKQTGAKVTGAHADIHRLPNLDRSLDDGDSFEFAGELVKVMDVPGHTVGHIAFYLPDNGYLFTGDSLMALGCGRLFEGTPEQMWTSLNKLAELPDNVIVGSGHEYTQANARFALTIDPDNADLRARFEAIDEARKQGKPTVPSNLGEEKRTNPFLRAGTAAVKQAIGKPDVSDIEAFATVRSLKDSF; encoded by the coding sequence ATGGCACTGATCCTCGAAACCATCCCCTGCCTGAGCGACAACTATTCCTTCTTGCTGCACGACGAGGCGAGCGGCGCGACTGCCGTTGTCGATGTTCCCGACGCCGCGCCAATTTTGGCACGCTTGGAATCGCACAACTGGCAACTCGATGAGATCTGGATCACGCATCATCACAATGACCATATTGGCGGAGTGAATGAATTACGCAAGCAGACCGGTGCGAAGGTGACGGGCGCACATGCGGATATTCACCGCCTGCCCAATCTCGACCGCTCGTTGGATGATGGCGACAGCTTTGAGTTCGCGGGCGAGCTGGTCAAGGTCATGGATGTACCCGGACACACGGTCGGGCATATAGCTTTCTATCTTCCCGATAACGGCTATCTGTTCACGGGTGATAGTCTTATGGCGCTCGGTTGCGGACGCTTGTTTGAAGGTACCCCGGAGCAGATGTGGACCAGCCTGAACAAGCTGGCGGAATTGCCCGACAACGTGATCGTTGGATCAGGGCATGAATACACTCAGGCGAACGCCCGTTTCGCACTGACCATCGATCCGGACAACGCAGACCTTCGCGCTCGTTTTGAAGCCATCGACGAAGCCCGGAAGCAAGGCAAACCTACCGTCCCAAGCAATTTGGGCGAAGAAAAGCGGACCAATCCGTTCCTTCGCGCAGGCACTGCGGCGGTAAAGCAAGCGATTGGAAAACCTGATGTCTCGGACATCGAGGCGTTCGCGACGGTCCGGTC
- a CDS encoding methyltransferase domain-containing protein, translated as MRVDVLDLRTFYYRTGLGRAAQRAIRGRLLDLWPEAKGQSVVGYGFAVPLLRPYLVDARRVLGLMPAQQGVMPWPMGMPNVSLLCEEVIWPLSTGMADKLIVHHGLETSDHPADLLDECYRVLGPGGRAMFIVPNRAGLWARSERTPLGHGRPYSLTQLEALLKRHGFMPERHAAALFQPPSHRRFWLRAGGLCERVGQRLSNHYAGGVLMVEAGKQVFAPGGRLSVAEKPRMAPVLEGLHQPTRVASPGHLRGRAH; from the coding sequence ATGCGTGTTGACGTTCTTGACCTGAGAACCTTCTACTACCGCACGGGTTTGGGCCGTGCGGCGCAAAGGGCGATCCGGGGACGCCTGCTGGATCTGTGGCCGGAGGCCAAGGGGCAGAGTGTCGTGGGTTATGGTTTTGCTGTGCCGCTGCTGCGTCCCTACCTTGTCGATGCGCGTCGTGTGCTGGGATTGATGCCCGCCCAGCAGGGAGTGATGCCTTGGCCGATGGGAATGCCGAACGTTTCACTGCTTTGCGAAGAAGTGATCTGGCCGTTGTCCACGGGTATGGCGGACAAGTTGATCGTGCATCACGGGTTGGAAACATCGGATCATCCTGCGGATCTGCTGGACGAATGCTATCGCGTGCTGGGACCGGGGGGGCGGGCTATGTTCATCGTCCCGAACCGTGCCGGTCTCTGGGCGAGAAGTGAACGAACGCCGCTCGGGCATGGACGTCCTTATAGCCTGACACAACTCGAAGCTCTGCTCAAACGCCATGGTTTCATGCCGGAACGCCATGCGGCGGCACTGTTTCAGCCGCCTTCTCATCGTCGCTTTTGGCTGCGCGCAGGTGGTCTGTGCGAGCGCGTCGGTCAGCGACTGTCCAATCACTATGCGGGCGGTGTTTTGATGGTGGAGGCCGGTAAACAGGTCTTTGCCCCCGGCGGACGGTTGAGCGTGGCTGAAAAGCCCCGGATGGCGCCTGTGCTTGAAGGGCTGCACCAGCCCACCCGCGTGGCGTCACCGGGCCATTTGCGGGGCCGGGCGCATTAG